The following nucleotide sequence is from Harpia harpyja isolate bHarHar1 chromosome 7, bHarHar1 primary haplotype, whole genome shotgun sequence.
TTAGAGGGAGTTCAGCTCATTAATTTGTTGTGATAGCAGAGGCTGTGAGGAGGACCGATAAAATCTGCAAAATGGGCAGTCCTGGAATGCTCTCTGAGGATGGCTAGAACATGGCTTGAGATTCACAGAAGAAAGCTTTGTGTGCTAATAATATCAGTTTCCAATGTTCATTGCTACCTGTAGTAATCACGTCCTGGTACTGTGAGTTCAAGCTTTGAGTTGCATTTCTGATCAGATGGACTAAGCCTCACACGTGCATGAGATCTGGTTACAGCCCTGGTGCCAACATTGACTTTCTGTGTTCTCTTGGATAGTTTATGTAAACCTTCCCTGCTCTGACTTACTTCATTATAGAAAAATTACACCATCATTTGTCAACCTGCTACACGGTGTTTTGAGTGCCACTAGCGACTCACTGACTTCTTTATTCAATGTTTAAAGGTACATATTCCCACAACAAGTACTGTAAAGCTTTAAGATTTTCAGGGACTGGGATTCTGTCTGTGTATAACTGAAATATCTAGAGGCATCCCAAAAAACCTCACCCTGTAGAGCTAATTagtttctcctggaaaaaaaataaaatcaggtaaTCAGTTGGCCAGTTAAGTGGATATCTGGAGTTTCCAGAGCAGATAGCTTTTAGGATGCACCGTTTATCACCATCTATTTGTGAGGACAGACTAAGCTGTCTGTTATTGATTTCTTAGTGCTAGGTTCATGGGAAATGGCAAAGATCAGAATAAAGCTTCTCTTTTAGCAACGGTGATACTTACTGGTGAAAATGTGAATTGGTTTTGGGGGAAATGGCTCTTAACCTCACTTAACAAGTTTAGCTCTCGGCATCATTACTGAATTTCACATCTTTTCACAGAAACCGTGCAGCTCTTTAAGGGCTTTTGGTGTCTTCGGGTAAGTGATGCTTTTTGCCCTTCTTATCCTCCTTAGCAGAATCCTGGAAGACTGTCAATGCTTTAGAGGTCCTTCAGATAACTTCATTTCAGACAAATAATAATTCATGAGCTTGACCTCTGTGTGCAGGGTTGCTATACAGCTCTTACTACTGCCCTGTTTCTTAACTTCAGATCAACAATTTATGTCCTATAGTTTTGACAAAGGGGGTGGGATGAGGTAGAGAGCAtgtttattcatatttttttaatcccacaTATTTATTTCTGTTAGCTCTTTGATTTAAACAGCAGAATTTTGAGTGGTCAAAGGTCAGGGTGGATGGGGTGGAGTTTTCCCACAACTGCTGATGGCTTACTGATCCCACTGTTTACACATCCAGTCCCTCTGACGAGGATAATGTGTTCAACAGGAGAGCTTCTCCTATTTTGGGAGCATGCTTAGATTGGAGCTCTGAATCCCTCCTTTAGAAACGTTTAGAAAATGTTAAGATGCAGTCAGGCCAGCACTCAGATAAGTCTCCAGCAGCTGTGTGTACTCTGAAAGCTAAGCATATGTTGAAGTGGTCTTGTGGTTGAGGTCTTGAGGTATTTTTTGCATAATGGATATTATGTAGGCTCAGGAGCAGGAGATGGAGGCAGCCAGTTAGGTCACCTTATAGAGGGTGTCCAAAGAACTGAAGGAAACCATAGTTTGAGTCGATTTGAAAGAAGGGTCTTGCCTTGGAAAGCACAAGGTTTCCCATATAAGtagggattttctttttgtacGTGTACATTGCATGCAAACTGGTTCTGTTTGTTTCCAATAAGTGTTTTGTATAGAGCTAGGTTATCTCTGGTAGAGAAAGTCTTAGGGTGGAAAATCTTCAAGTTAGTTGCTTGTTTTCACACTgatgtaaatttctttttttggcaaacGTCATCCTTCCctgtcccttccctttccctcttccattGCCACAATAAATTCAGTGTCATCAGTACAAGTGACTGAGGATAAAGGGCAGTCCTAGGCCAGTTACTCTGTGGTAAGATCAATTTTGATGGACTTAGCATCTTGGAGAAGGATAGATGTTTCACCTCCAAGATTCAGGGCTACATCTCATTGTGCTTTCTGATTGCTTTGGTTAATGAAGGGGAACAAGTGCTCTTGTGTGGGTGAATACCGTAGAGAGTTTTTTTGATAATTTGCAGTGTGAATGTTTTTGGCAAGTAACGCAAGAGAGCAGGTTTGCTATTTATTCACATAAGATGTTGGCAGCTTTTAGTTTGCCAGGTGGCTGTACTTGTTCCTGTTCTTAGTCTCCAGTGAAAGGTAAAACGGAGCAGGAACTTAGCCACTGGAGACACTGCAGCGCGGAATTATTTTTAGCTGGATGTCTTGTCTTAGAAGAGCAATGTGTCGAAATTGGATTAAGGTAGagacttaaagaaaaacaatagcTAAACTAAAATTAGCAACCTAAGTCTGTAGGCTCAGTTGAACTAAGGTCAGCATAAGATCAGTGAGGAGGCAAACTGTATTTAAATCATCTTCTCCAGGCTCTGATGTGAGTGGAGCCCAGTGGAGGGAGGACACTTCTTGAAGAAAACACTCCCCTGCTCCCCAGGGTGATCCCTTGGACCTGGATGTGTGTGGCCTGGCTGAACTGGGGTGTCAGGATCTGGAGATGCTTGTTCAAGCAATGTGAATGTGGTAGAACAAAGGCGAGTGCCTGGCTTGCCAGGCTGAGCTCACAGAAATACATTTCGAGTTTTTgcaatactaaaataaataacTTCTTGATAATTATGAATGAAAACTGTCACATTAAATCTAAATGAGCAGCTCTCACTTCGAAAGACTGAGTGTGTTCCTATTCTGTAGAGACCAAGAGGGCAATAGCAGATGCAGTAATAAGCTCAGTTAGCAATTGCAGTTTTGCAGGGTTTGTGTGTATTGTACAGTAGATTGGGGAGATTGTTAGTATCAGTTAAAATAATCCTATCAATGTCAGTAATACTCAAATCTTGTTAATTTTAGGCAATTAGTCCATGGATTAGACTTGAATTCTGTTCAATTGATTAAAAGATATGGGGAAGTCCTACTCAGAGATGAGGAACTGCTGTTGTACAATTCTGATGTTTCTTACGTACCACCAAGTACGAAACCAGAAGTATCCatcaaaaataaaagcaggggACGAGGATACAGAGGATAATCTAATTCCCTCTGAAATCCCTGAGGAGTTAAGACTGAATGTTAAAAGGCAATTTTTGTTGATTCTGCATGAGGCCAATTAATTGTTTTCCCACCTTAATACCCCAAAAATAGCTGATTAATTCCATGGCTTATTTTCATCAAAAAGCACAGATATCTTGGAACTAAAAataaatggcttttatttttcagcagaaaaaaattagtaacataACAACTCCTGCCTCTCTGGCAAAGACAAAATGGCAGACCTGTGGCTAAATCAGTTATGCTGCTCTGATGAGTTTTCCAGTCTGGCCCTGAGGAACCACTCTGCATCAAGGAATGAATCACTGCAGATTCAAAGGCCATTAATACATCTTCCTatatgagaaaaataatcttaattaATAATCAATCTTAAATCTAAATATTGCTCTTGTAAACCTgaagaaataagaatgaaaagGCTCTTCTAGAACCCAGGGGGTAATCGGCTCCATTCATTTGTATTCATTAGCATCTATTGCTTGAAGATTTTCAAGGCCATAGATGTGTATTAAAATGCAGTATGTTAATGCAAGAACAGAATATTTTAGcagaaaactgtaattaaaaaagtAGCTGACCCGAGGCACTTGCTTCATTGactttcctcctatttttttaAGACCAATTCTCATAATAAGTTCTACAATAAATGGTTAGAGTAATTATTCTTGTCAGTAGAAGTCACTGTATCAGTTTAATGAGAAATCTTTAGCATAGGAAGTTtagaggttttggttttgttcccagcAGATCCCATGCCTTTAAATCCAGTTGTTGGGGGCTGGGGTTTTGGAAATATTTCGGATGTTAGTGAATGAAGTGAGTGAATGACAATAGCAATTTTATAGAAACATTTATACTGACTAATTTGCTGAAAGTATCCTTACAAACTTGCAAACAATGAGTGGAGATGTTCTTACAAGCACCAAGACTGATGCTCTGTGGCTAGGAGAGCTACGCAGGGTCCTGCTCAGGCACAGACAGCGCAgtgcagaggaaggacagagatGGTTGGATGGAGGGCACCGCTCGAGCAGGGGTTGCATTTAGGATTTGCAGGGGAGTATGACTTGAGGAAGGGTGAATGACACAGCAGATAAATGGGAACTGCAGGGAACCAGCTCCTGGGGTAGGGGAGGGTAGTCCAGGCTGCAAAGGGTTTGGAAGTCAGGGGGTTTGGTGTCTCAAAGCAGGTCCCCAGGGGCTGTCAGGAAGCTGGTCCCTGGTGCATATCTCATGGCTGGGCCTGAGGGCAGTGTGGTTGGAGGGCTGTGTGCCCATACTCAGCATCAACATTTCCTCGCCTTGGGACTCCTCATGGAGTCAAAATTCAGGCAGCAAAAGTCCCTtcaacagcagaaagcagagaactggGAACGTATTGCTGGTGGCTAGGGAAATAGGAAGGAAAGCAATTTTAACAAGTGTTTCACTATTAATTACAGCCttgaatgatattttaaaaatatttttggtagctGTTGGATAGTTTATATACTAATGGAGTAGATGGAAATcatgcagagaaaaaagaatgatttGCAATTTATAAttattgtgaaatgttttgaattgATAATATGTGAGAAAAGATTTAAATTTAGTTGCTGCACTAAAATTACAGAAAGCTTTGCAGGCAGCTGGGTTTACATCCAGCAGTGTGTAGGTAGTTGATACTGAAAAGACAGTCACACGTGTCTGGCTAAGTATTCTCTCAAGAGGAGTTAGAATACGTTCCCCAAAGAAAAAGGCGTTGGGTTTCTTGCCTGGTTGTCCATTTTCCCACAGTGTTTTGTGGTCCTGGAACACAGAAGTGACTAACATAGCTACTTTTCAAAGCAAATGGGGAGACAAGAGCGTGAAGTAGGTTAGGGCTGAGCACAGGGGTACATGGGGCTCCCACGAGAGCAGCGATGAGAGCTATGCGGTTGTGCATGCAGCAGAGATGGGCTTCTTGGCTTAGTGAGAATGTCCTTTGCCAAAGGACACTAAAACATACAAATAAGAAAGCCCAGACTCTCCTGGGTGTGTATCTCGGGGGTCTGACTCATgactgttgtttggttttgttttagttttgcttgAGGTGTCCAAGGTTGCAGAAAAGAGGCAGAATTGAGACAGGATGCTAATCTGCTGAGCACCAAGCTGTCACGTGTGCCCCACAGCACGCTGACCCATCCCAGGccctcctcccagcactgctTAGGAGaattctttcttccccttctcctcccacatAGGCTGAGACTCTTTTCTCATGCCTTTTTATGCCAAAGTTCCTCCTTTATTCATGATATCTCTTAAGTTCTGGTGAGATCCACCCCACTTCTGGTTACGCAGACCTTAACCAGGTGCTGGAGCTTCCCATGAAACCCCTCTTCCCATATGTATCTGTTTTGAGAATGTATGTGACACAACCGGATGCCTCCCCCTCACAGCTGTAGTGAGTTGCTGAGATCTGGAAGGCAGTTTAACAGCTGCAAATGTCACTCATGAAAACTTGGTATCTCTAATGCTGCAATCAATCAAGTCACTGTATAGCTCCGTATATTTTATAGCTCAGTAGGGAACTAAATTGTGGGAAGGGATAATGTGTTGTGTTTTGAGGTTCATAAGAACATGAATTATCTTTACATAAACATATCTTCTCTATTATTTATGTACTTGTGGAATGGCCAAAGAAAACTTactcaatctttttttttatgtaattattCCACAGGATCCTTCAAACcaaaaatgtggaagaaagaaaacagtgtcCTTCAGCAGCATGCCATCGGAGAAGAAAATAAGCAGCGCCAGCGACTGTATCAGCTTTATGCAGGCTGGGTGTGAATTGAAGAAAGTTCGTCCAAATTCCCGGATTTATAACCGTTTTTTTACTCTGGATCCTGACCTGCAGGCTCTTCGTTGGGAGCCTTCCAAGAAGGACCTTGAGAAAGCCAAGCTTGATATTTCTGCTATAAAAGAAATCAGACTAGGGAAGAACACAGAAACATTCAGGAATAATGGACTCGCAGACCAGATTTCTGAGGACTGTGCGCTGTCGGTAATTCATGGTGAGAACTACGAGTCCCTTGATCTGGTTGCCAATTCAGCTGATGTGGCCAATATTTGGGTATCAGGATTAAGGTACTTGGTTTCTCGTAGCAAACAACCCCTGGATTTGATGGAAAGCAGCCATAATACCCCACGGTTTGCCTGGCTAAAAACTGTATTCGAAGCAGCAGATGTTGATGGTAACGGCATAATGTTAGAAGATACATCTGTGGAGCTAATAAAGAAGCTTAACCCCACCTTAAAGGAATCAAAGATTAGATTAAAATTTAAGGAAATccagaagagcaaagagaaactGACAACACGAGTAACGAAAGAGGAATTTTGTGAAGCATTTAGTGAACTTTGCACAAGACCTGAAGTTTATTTCTTACTTGTGCAGATATCTAAAAACAAAGAGTATTTAGATGCCAATGACCTCATGCTGTTTTTAGAGGCTGAGCAAGGAGTGACCCACATAACAGAAGAAATGTGTCTAGATATTATACGCAGGTATGAGCTTTCTCAAGAAGGGCGATTGAAAGGTTTTCTTGCAATTGATGGATTCACTCAATACTTGTTGTCCCCAGAATGTGATATTTTTGACCCAGAGCACAAAAAAATTGTCCAAGACATGACACAGCCTTTGTCACATTACTACATCAATGCATCCCACAATACATATCTAATAGAAGACCAGCTCAGAGGGCCAGCTGATATCAACGGTTATGTCAGAGCTTTAAAGATGAGTTGTCGGAGTATTGAACTAGACGTCTGTGACGGCCCAGATAATGAACCCATTATTTGTAACCGTAACAACATGACATCGCCACTTGCCTTTCGAAATGTTATTGAGGTAATAAACAAATTGGCCTTCTTTGCTTCAGAATACCCCCTTATTCTCTGCTTGGGAAACCACTGCTCAGTACCACAGCAGAAGGTAGTGGTACAACACATGAAAAGGATCTTTGGAAACAAACTATACACAGAGGCACCTGTATCCTCAGAAGTCTACCTCCCATCGCCCgagaaactgaaaatgaagatcATTGTGAAGGGGAAGAAGCTGCCCTGTGACCAAGACATATTAGAAGGAGAAGTCACGGATGAAGATGAAGAGGCTGAAATATCCCGGAGACTGTCAGAGGACTTCTCAAGGGAACCGAAGCTGATCTGGCTCTGCAGGGAATTGTCCGACTTGGTGTCCCTATGCAAGTCTGTCCAATACAAAGACTTTGAGACATCCATGAAAGCTCAAAATTATTGGGAAATGTGCTCCTTCAGTGAGGCAGAAGCCAGTCGGATTGCAAATGAATACCCTGAAGATTTTGTCAACTACAATAAAAAGTTTCTGTCCAGGGTGTACCCAAGTGCTATGAGGATAGACTCTAGTAACTTAAATCCTCAAGATTTTTGGAATTGTGGTTGCCAGATAGTGGCAATGAACTATCAGACCCCAGGGCCCATGATGGACCTACACACTGGCTGGTTTCTACAGAATGGGGGATGCGGGTATGTTCTCAGGCCTTCAGTAATGCGTGACGAAGTGTCTTACTTCAGCGCAAATACCAAGGGCATTGTTCCGGGGGTCTCTCCCCAAGTCCTACATGTCAAAATAATCAGTGGTCAGAACTTTCCAAAGCCCAAGGGTGCATGTGCAAAAGGGGATGTCATAGACCCCTATGTCTGCATAGAAATACACGGCATTCCTGCAGACTGCACTGAACAAAGAACTAAAACTGTTCAGCAAAACAGTGATAACCCCATTTTTGATGAAAGCTTTGAGTTCCAGATCAATCTACCAGAGCTGGCCATGATCCGTTTTGTTGTTTTGGATGATGACTACATTGGGGATGAGTTCATAGGGCAGTACACCGTCCCGCTGGAGTGCTTACAGCCTGGATATAGGCACATACCGCTGCGATCTTTTGTTGGTGATATCATGGAGCACGTTACCCTCTTTGTTCACATTGCTATAACCAACCGAAGTGGAGGCGGGAAGGCCCAAAAGCGCAGCCTCTCAGTGAGGATAGGAAAGAAAGCAAGGGAGTACACTATGCTGAGGAACACCGGTCTCAAGACTATTGATGATATCTTTAAGTTGGCAGTGCATCCGCTACGAGAGGCTACTGACATGAGAGAAAATATGCAGGTATGACACTTCCGTCATGTGCATTGGTGTGTCCTGAATGTGGAAGTGAACGTCCTGGTGCGAGCTGCTGGTAGGGCTAACTTGCTGAAGCTGGTGGAAACTGGTGAAGCTTCCGACCCACAGTTGTTGTCAACCTTTAACTGGACATCGCAAGGCTGATAGTTACGGGTGCTAACTAACAAGAAAATGTGGGATTaggcagaaatgttttaaaaatcagtatgcCCTCTCCAAACACATGCTTACTGGTTGTTTTTGTCTGAGAAAGCAGAACTGAGGGTACATTTGTGTCCCTGTGCCTCAGGTCTCAAAAACTTCATTTCCTCGCTGGTCCTGGAAAACGTCAGCAAGCTTTTGTTTTGCTAACTGAGTGAGGGTTATGctcttaattttctttgtctgGGTGAATATAAGAAACAGTCAGTGGATGTGTCATTGAGGTCTTGTCTACACCAGAGAAGCCCACTGTGCAAAGAGCAGCATGTTTCCCTGAGCGTGTGTTGCCACTGTTTGCCCAAGGGCTGCAGATGTTCAACGTAGGCACTGAATGTCACTTGGGTTGCAGTTTCCTCCCTGCGAAACAGCTGTGTTGTCTCAGTTGGCCGAGTGCCGGCACAGACACCAGTGCCGTCCGTGTCTTGGCTCAGAGGGTCTCCTGGCACCGCTTCCGCCCGCCCGTGCGGCTCCAAGAGCAGCCCAAGCCTGCTGCGGCCGGCAGCATCAGGGCCCAGGTGCACAGCACCGTCACAACTGCCTGGGTTAGACCTTCGTGGTCGGCAGGAGGTGGGTGAAGTGGCAGCGAGGCCAAACAAGAACCCGCCTGCCCGGTGCTTGACTCTGTGGGTTGGTTAAGGGGCAGCTCAATTCAGAGGTCCAGGCGCTGCCTAGAAACAAAACTGAGTAGCATTAAACAATGAGGTTACTTTAATAAATAGCTGAAATCAGCCATAACTATCTCCTTGGTAAAGATACAGaaacaattcatttttctttgttgaaaacaggagaaaaacgCGTAGCACTTCATTGACCCCACTCTTCTGGACAGAGtctaaagcaaattaaatgttgGCAGCTGGAAGAGTTTACAAAATGACATAAGTTTTAAATCACTCCCAAAGGAATAGTTTAAGCATATTTTTAAGAATGGGAAACTTCCCagcctttcctttcctgcagGCCTTGAAAGTAACTAGTTTGAACCGCTGACTCCACCTTCTGTCTAGGTCAGGCACTATATGTGaactatataaaagaaaatattcgGTATCTAACTCAGAAACAGCATTAATGTGCCTTCCAAGCAAAATTTCCGTACAAGATCTTGTTCTGGGGAATGCTTTGTAAAGACACAGCCATTAGATTTAACTGCATGCTAATGTATTTGATTAATGAGAAAAGCCTCT
It contains:
- the PLCL1 gene encoding inactive phospholipase C-like protein 1, whose translation is MAEAAGSREQPAAGRAPPDAAHRAEEEPEPASLDAPAAAAGRRRERRSGVSAVGTAERFPGGSLGTAAAPDPDACLLEAAKATPRRSSIIKDPSNQKCGRKKTVSFSSMPSEKKISSASDCISFMQAGCELKKVRPNSRIYNRFFTLDPDLQALRWEPSKKDLEKAKLDISAIKEIRLGKNTETFRNNGLADQISEDCALSVIHGENYESLDLVANSADVANIWVSGLRYLVSRSKQPLDLMESSHNTPRFAWLKTVFEAADVDGNGIMLEDTSVELIKKLNPTLKESKIRLKFKEIQKSKEKLTTRVTKEEFCEAFSELCTRPEVYFLLVQISKNKEYLDANDLMLFLEAEQGVTHITEEMCLDIIRRYELSQEGRLKGFLAIDGFTQYLLSPECDIFDPEHKKIVQDMTQPLSHYYINASHNTYLIEDQLRGPADINGYVRALKMSCRSIELDVCDGPDNEPIICNRNNMTSPLAFRNVIEVINKLAFFASEYPLILCLGNHCSVPQQKVVVQHMKRIFGNKLYTEAPVSSEVYLPSPEKLKMKIIVKGKKLPCDQDILEGEVTDEDEEAEISRRLSEDFSREPKLIWLCRELSDLVSLCKSVQYKDFETSMKAQNYWEMCSFSEAEASRIANEYPEDFVNYNKKFLSRVYPSAMRIDSSNLNPQDFWNCGCQIVAMNYQTPGPMMDLHTGWFLQNGGCGYVLRPSVMRDEVSYFSANTKGIVPGVSPQVLHVKIISGQNFPKPKGACAKGDVIDPYVCIEIHGIPADCTEQRTKTVQQNSDNPIFDESFEFQINLPELAMIRFVVLDDDYIGDEFIGQYTVPLECLQPGYRHIPLRSFVGDIMEHVTLFVHIAITNRSGGGKAQKRSLSVRIGKKAREYTMLRNTGLKTIDDIFKLAVHPLREATDMRENMQNAMVSVKELCGLPPIASLKQCILTLSSRLVSSDNAPSVTLCMKDAFPYLEPLGTVPDVQKKVLAAYDLMIQESRVLIEMADITHDKIVQCQKAGMEFHEELHNLGTKEGLKGRKLSKAIESFAWNITVLKGQGDLLKNAKNEALENMKQIQLACLSCGLSKTGSGHADAKSKRCLEAIQEKDAGDENGRL